Proteins from a single region of Apium graveolens cultivar Ventura chromosome 7, ASM990537v1, whole genome shotgun sequence:
- the LOC141671148 gene encoding cytochrome P450 714C2-like, whose protein sequence is MEQPFRFLAFAVFVLLMFCMIFHVVYDLCLKPKFLRANLLKQGIDGPKPTLILGNTPDIRKFECKELESDTLIYNTNEPKSLDFLSIVLLPHIGQWTKQFGKTFSFALGKTQFLYIGDGELVREMSHCKSLDLGKPSYMRKERGPLLGKGIFTTSGEAWLHQRKTIAPTFYADKVKNMLSIVLESGNTLVKSWAKLVENESGIADIRIDDYVKTFTSSTFSNIMFGRYESAEKVLFSKCRDLMEISGSPKIIDGRPFYRYFPTKIHRQQWKLEKEIYRIIKDIEMKYRSEGESMIQTLVDGAKHGKLGSATPEQFIVDNCKELCIVAMEVPGITAIWGLMLLALHPEWQARARAEVLEICGGQILDFEKLGRMKILKMIIQEILRLYSGVGFTAREALADVQIGKVCVPKGVNIWIWPAALHRDPELWGSDALKFNPERFANGISGACKIPQAFMPFGLGPRTCPGMNLGMMLLKVMFAQILVKFSFSLSPNYQHVPKFDVLLEPKDGVKLLVRRV, encoded by the exons ATGGAACAGCCTTTCCGTTTCTTAGCATTCGCTGTTTTTGTTTTATTAATGTTTTGCATGATATTTCATGTTGTTTATGATTTGTGCCTAAAACCTAAATTCCTCCGAGCAAATCTTTTAAAGCAAGGAATTGATGGCCCAAAGCCTACTCTTATTCTAGGAAATACTCCTGATATACGAAAATTTGAGTGCAAGGAACTGGAATCAGATACGCTAATTTACAATACAAACGAGCCCAAGTCACTTGACTTTTTGTCTATAGTACTGCTTCCTCATATCGGTCAATGGACCAAGCAATTTG GGAAAACTTTCTCTTTTGCCTTGGGAAAGACACAATTTTTGTATATAGGAGACGGTGAGTTGGTGCGAGAGATGAGTCATTGCAAATCATTAGACTTGGGGAAGCCATCTTACATGCGTAAGGAACGCGGACCTCTACTCGGCAAGGGTATTTTCACGACGAGTGGAGAAGCTTGGTTGCACCAGAGAAAAACCATTGCTCCTACTTTCTATGCGGACAAAGTCAAG AACATGCTTAGCATAGTGCTTGAATCGGGGAACACACTTGTTAAATCATGGGCGAAATTGGTTGAAAACGAGAGCGGGATTGCTGATATAAGAATTGACGATTATGTGAAGACTTTCACGTCAAGTACATTCTCGAATATCATGTTTGGCAGATATGAATCTGCAGAAAAAGTCTTGTTTTCCAAATGCAGGGATCTCATGGAAATTTCTGGATCACCGAAAATAATAGATGGCCGTCCTTTCTACAG ATATTTTCCAACCAAGATACATAGACAGCAATGGAAACTAGAAAAGGAGATATACCGGATTATTAAAGATATTGAAATGAAATATAGGAGTGAGGGTGAAAGCATGATACAAACTCTTGTAGACGGTGCTAAGCATGGGAAGCTAGGGTCAGCTACACCTGAACAATTTATAGTTGATAACTGCAAGGAGCTTTGCATTGTAGCAATGGAAGTTCCGGGCATCACTGCAATTTGGGGTCTAATGTTACTGGCATTGCATCCGGAATGGCAAGCACGTGCTCGTGCTGAGGTTTTGGAAATTTGTGGTGGCCAGATTTTAGATTTCGAAAAGCTTGGCAGGATGAAAATA TTGAAAATGATAATTCAAGAAATTTTAAGGCTTTATTCAGGAGTAGGATTTACAGCACGAGAGGCACTAGCAGATGTACAAATTGGGAAGGTGTGTGTTCCAAAAGGAGTCAACATTTGGATATGGCCAGCAGCTCTGCACCGAGACCCTGAGCTCTGGGGTTCAGATGCTCTCAAGTTCAATCCAGAGAGATTTGCTAATGGAATTTCAGGAGCCTGTAAAATCCCGCAGGCATTTATGCCATTTGGCCTTGGCCCACGAACATGTCCTGGAATGAACCTAGGCATGATGTTGCTCAAAGTTATGTTTGCGCAGATTTTGGTAAAATTCTCCTTCTCCCTCTCGCCTAATTATCAACACGTTCCCAAGTTTGATGTACTTCTAGAGCCCAAGGATGGAGTTAAACTCCTTGTGCGCAGGGTTTGA